The Chryseobacterium aureum genome contains a region encoding:
- a CDS encoding glycine--tRNA ligase: MAKQEDVFKKVISHAKEYGFIFPSSEIYDGLSAVYDYGQNGAELKNNIKQYWWKAMVQLNENIVGIDSAILMHPTTWKASGHVDAFNDPLIDNKDSKKRFRADVLVEDYCAKIEDKENKEIEKAAKRFGDAFDKDQFVATNPKIIEYRAKREAILSRLAKSLENEDLADVKALIEELEIADPDTGSKNWTEVRQFNLMFGTKLGASADSAMDLYLRPETAQGIFVNFLNVQKTSRHKLPFGIAQIGKAFRNEIVARQFIFRMREFEQMEMQFFVAPGTELEFYEQWKQKRLNWHRALGLGDENYRFHDHEKLAHYANAAADIEFNFPFGFKELEGIHSRTDFDLKAHEEFSGRKLQFFDPERNENYVPYVVETSVGLDRLFLSIFSHCLRDEVLEDGSERTVLSLPPALAPIKAAILPLMKKDGLAEYAEKIFNDLKYDFNLFYEEKDAIGKRYRRQDAIGTPYCITVDHDSLTDHTVTIRDRDTMQQERVPVSELRRIIDEKTNFRNLLSKI; the protein is encoded by the coding sequence ATGGCAAAGCAAGAAGATGTTTTCAAGAAAGTGATTTCTCACGCTAAAGAATATGGTTTTATTTTCCCATCGAGTGAGATCTATGATGGTTTATCCGCTGTTTATGATTATGGACAGAACGGTGCCGAACTCAAAAATAATATCAAACAATATTGGTGGAAAGCGATGGTACAGCTTAACGAAAATATTGTCGGCATTGATTCGGCGATCCTTATGCACCCAACAACCTGGAAGGCATCAGGCCACGTAGACGCTTTCAACGATCCATTGATTGATAATAAAGATTCTAAAAAACGTTTCAGAGCAGACGTTTTGGTGGAAGATTACTGTGCTAAAATTGAAGATAAAGAGAACAAGGAAATCGAAAAAGCAGCGAAGAGATTCGGGGATGCTTTTGATAAAGATCAGTTTGTTGCAACGAATCCAAAAATCATAGAATACAGAGCAAAAAGAGAGGCTATTCTTTCAAGACTGGCAAAATCTCTGGAGAATGAAGACCTTGCTGATGTAAAAGCTTTGATTGAAGAACTTGAAATTGCTGATCCTGATACAGGTTCTAAAAACTGGACGGAAGTAAGACAATTCAACCTGATGTTCGGAACCAAGCTGGGTGCTTCTGCCGATTCTGCAATGGATCTTTACCTTAGACCTGAAACAGCCCAGGGGATCTTCGTTAACTTCTTAAACGTACAGAAAACTTCCCGTCATAAGCTTCCTTTCGGTATTGCTCAGATTGGTAAGGCGTTCAGAAACGAGATTGTGGCAAGACAGTTTATCTTCAGAATGCGTGAATTTGAACAGATGGAAATGCAGTTTTTTGTAGCGCCGGGAACGGAACTTGAATTCTATGAGCAATGGAAACAAAAACGTCTGAACTGGCACAGAGCTTTAGGTTTGGGAGATGAGAACTACAGATTCCACGATCACGAGAAACTGGCTCACTATGCAAACGCTGCCGCAGATATTGAATTTAATTTCCCATTCGGATTTAAAGAGCTGGAAGGGATCCACTCAAGAACGGATTTCGACTTAAAAGCGCATGAGGAATTCTCCGGAAGAAAGCTTCAGTTCTTTGATCCCGAAAGAAACGAGAATTATGTTCCTTATGTAGTGGAAACTTCGGTAGGTTTAGACAGATTATTCCTTTCTATATTCTCACACTGCTTAAGAGATGAAGTACTGGAAGACGGTTCGGAAAGAACAGTATTGTCTTTACCTCCTGCATTAGCACCTATTAAAGCGGCTATTCTTCCATTGATGAAGAAAGACGGTTTAGCAGAATATGCAGAAAAGATCTTCAATGACCTGAAGTATGATTTCAACTTATTCTACGAGGAGAAAGATGCCATCGGAAAACGTTACAGAAGACAGGATGCCATTGGTACTCCATACTGTATCACGGTAGATCACGACTCTTTAACGGATCACACGGTAACCATCAGAGACAGAGACACGATGCAGCAGGAAAGAGTTCCGGTTTCAGAGTTGAGAAGGATCATTGATGAGAAAACAAACTTCAGAAATTTACTTTCTAAAATATAG
- a CDS encoding pseudouridine synthase, which yields MLEILYRDEHLIAINKPSGLLVHKSFYAGEADTYAIQELKKQIGQKVYPVHRLDRKTSGVLLFTLDKDILRIMSEQFASREVEKKYLAILRGWTKEEETIDYDLVNENEVKQNAVTYYRRLQTSEIDLPFLKHQTSRYSLVEAIPETGRFHQLRKHFKHILHPILGCRKHGCNKQNKLWLQTFDINKMTLHAHQLIFNHPISNERITVNATIDEEFKRVGDILKFDLSAYS from the coding sequence ATGTTAGAAATTCTTTATCGCGACGAGCACCTTATTGCCATCAACAAACCCAGCGGATTACTGGTTCATAAATCTTTCTATGCGGGAGAAGCTGATACCTACGCTATTCAGGAGCTGAAGAAACAGATTGGGCAAAAAGTGTATCCCGTACACCGGTTAGACCGAAAAACTTCGGGCGTTCTGCTGTTTACCTTAGATAAAGATATCCTTAGAATCATGAGCGAGCAGTTTGCATCACGTGAAGTGGAGAAGAAATATCTGGCCATTCTTCGGGGCTGGACAAAAGAAGAAGAAACAATTGATTATGATTTGGTGAATGAAAATGAAGTCAAACAAAATGCTGTTACCTACTATCGCCGTTTGCAGACTTCCGAAATAGACTTACCCTTTTTAAAGCATCAGACTTCAAGATATTCTTTGGTAGAAGCCATTCCAGAAACAGGAAGATTTCATCAGCTGAGAAAACATTTTAAACATATCCTGCATCCTATTTTAGGCTGCAGAAAGCACGGCTGCAATAAGCAGAATAAACTGTGGCTTCAGACATTTGATATCAATAAAATGACACTCCACGCCCATCAGTTGATTTTTAACCATCCCATTTCTAACGAAAGAATTACGGTCAATGCAACTATAGATGAAGAATTCAAGAGAGTAGGGGATATCCTGAAATTTGATCTGAGTGCATACTCTTAA